The genomic window AGAACAAGAATTATTTTAAGGTTTGAATCAGAAATTAAAAATTTTATTAAGGCAGCAAAAATATATGGAGATACAAAAGCTTTATTGAAAATTCATGGAAAAATTAAAACTTTAATAGATAATTCTCAGGAGGAATAATTTTTAATAATATGAAAATTGTTAAAATTGAACCAATAAAAGATACTATTGAAAAAATTGGTAAGAAAAATATTAAAAAGAAATCATAAGGAGAGGCAAGGGCTAAAAATAAAATAAAAAAACTTATAAAACCAAAAGCAAAAAAAGATAAAAGTGAACTTGTTCTCTGATCTGTGAATATAAAATAAAAAAGTGCTTCTAAATTTAAAATTGAAATACCTAAAAGAGGTGAAAATAAAAGAAAATTTATCCAGTATAACTTACCTTCAAAAAAAATCTTTTGGAATCCACTTCCAGATAATTTTAATAAAAAAACATAAAATAAAAAGGAAAAAAGAAAAACTGAATATAAAACTATAAAACTTGCTATTATTTTACTCAAAAGTATTTTAAAAGGAGAAAAAGAAAATGCTAAAAGAGTTTCAAAATATTTCTTAACTTTTTCCTTGTGAATTATTTCATCCATACTCATTCCACCAATAAAAGCAAAAATAAAAAGGGGTATTAAAAGAGAAAAACATTTTGTAAAGGTATATTCAGGACTTGATGGAGAAATATCAGAAGGTGTTGCAAGACCCTTTGCAGAAAAGAAAATCATATTTAAAATAAATAACCATAGAAAATTTAAAGGTCTTTTTATATAAAAATAAACAATTTCCCTTTTTATTAAACTTTTCATTTTATTTTTTCAAAATAAAAATCTGAAAATTTTTTACCTTTTAATTCCTCTGTTTTAAATTTTCCTAAAAATTTTCCCTCTTTAATTATACCAAAATGTGTGGAATAATATTCTATAAATTCAAAATCATGGGATGTTAAGAAAATTATTCTGCCTTCCTTTTCTTTTCTCAAAAATTCATAAATTTCCCTCCTCGTTTCAATATCAATAATTTCAAAAGCTTGATCAAAGATTAAGACTTTCGGATTATTTATAAGTGCTTTTAAAATACATAATTTTCTCTTGTTACCCTTTGATAACTTATAAATTTTTGTATCTTTATACTCATATAAATTAAATTTTTTTAAGAGTTCCTCTAAATTAACTTTTCTTTTCAAAATCTCTGCATAAAATTTAAGGTATTCAAGAGGCGAGAAAAAATCAAAGGGCATTTCATCCTCAAGAACAAATCCTATCTCTTCTTTTTTTATTTCTCTTCCATTATAGAAAATACCTGCTTTACCAGAACTCGGTTTTAAAATTTTTAAAAGTATTCTTACTAAAGTTGTTTTACCTGAACCATTTGAACCAATCAGAGCAAAAAACTCGTTTTCCTTTATTTCAAAATTTATATTTAAAAGAGCTTTTCTTTTATCATAGAATTTAGTAAGATTTATAACCTCAATTTTTAACATAACTATTAAACTTTTTCAAAACTCATATTTCTTTAATTGCATCTTCAAATTTAGAAAGGACTTTATCTATTATTTTTCTATCATGGTAAATTGAAAGAAATAAGGCTTCAAAGGGAGAAGGAGGAAGGAGTATTCCCCTTTTTAATAAATTTTTAAAGAGTTTTACGAAGTATTCTTTTTTTGTATTTAAAACATCATTAAGATTTAAAGGCTCCTTTTCAGAAAAGAATATAGAAAAGAAGGTTTTAAACCCTGGAAAAGATGCGGGAATTCCTTTTCTATCAAAAATATTTTTTAATCCATTAATTAAATATGTAAGATTTTTTTCAATTTCAGGATAAGGGTTATCCCTTTCAAGAATTTCCAAGGTTTTTATACCGCAGGACATTGAAACAGGATTTCCAGCAAGGGTTCCTGCCTGATAAACAGGACCTGATGGAGAAATTAAATCCATAATTTCCTTCTTAGCTCCATAAGCGCCCACCGGAAAACCACCACCAATAACCTTTCCAAGTGTTACAATATCAGGTATTATGTTTTTTAAGGAACTCACACCACCAAAACCAACTCTGAAACCTGTTATAACTTCATCAAAAATTAAAAGACTACCATATTTTTTTGTAATTTCCCTTAAGGATTCAAGAAATCCTTCTTTTGGTAAAACGACCCCCATATTTCCTGCAATTGGTTCTACTATAACACAGGCAATTCTTTCTCCTTCCCTTTCAAAAGCTTCTTTAACTAATTCAATATCATTATAGGGAAGAATAATAGTATCTTTTATTATATTTTCAGGAACACCAGGAGAGGAGGGGACACCAAAGGTTAGACCCCCTGAACCTGCTTTTACAAGGAAAAAGTCAGAGTGTCCATGATAACAACCTTCAAACTTTATGAATTTATCCCTTTTTGTATAAGCCCTTGCAAGTCTTAAAGCTGACATTGTGGCTTCTGTTCCTGAATTAACGAATCTTATTTTATCAATAAAGGGAAAAGCTCTTTTTATTTTTTCAGCAAGAATAATTTCAAGTTCGGTAAGCATTCCAAAGGAAAACCCATTATTTAATACTTTTTTAACTTCTCTTTTTACTTCAGGGTGAGAATGTCCAAGAATTAGTGGCCCCCATGATAAGACAAAATCAATATATTTATTTCCATCAACATCATAAATATAAGCACCTTTCCCTTTTTCAACTACAAGGGGTTCTGCATCAACTGCTTTAAACGCTCTTACAGGGGATGATACACCCCCGGGCATAAGTTTTATTGCTTTTTCATAAATTTCTTTTGATTTTTTCATTTTTTTTTTCTTTTTAAATTCATTTAATTTTAAAATATTTTGGTTTTAAATTTAAATTCTTTTATAATATAAAAATGAAATACATTATTTTTGTTGGGCATGGTTCTGTTCCATATGATTTTCCTCAGGAAAAGTTGAAAAAGTATTTTTTCTTAAGATCTAAAAAAATGAAAGGTGAATTAAATAAGGAAGAAAAAAAAGAATTTTTAAATCTTGAAAGAGAACTTCATTATTTTGAAAGGAATGCAGAAAATGACCCTCATTATTTTTTTCATAAAAAATTAAAAGATGAGATTGAGAAAGAGTTGAATATAAAGTGTTATTTTGCCTTTAATGAATTCTGTGCTCCAAATCTTGAAGAAGTTATAGAAGAAATAGTTAAAAATGAAAATAATTCAGAAATTTTTATTGTTCCAACAATGTTTACAGGTGGACACCATACAGATGAAGAAATAAAAGAAGAGATAGAAAAAATAAAAGAAAAATTTAAGAATTTAAGGATAAAATATCTTTATCCTTTTAATTTTGAATACATTAAAGAACTTTTTGAGAAACATATAAAGGAGGTTTTAAAATGAACTTTTTATTTTTTTTATTAATCTCCCAAACATATAATCCTGATATAGCACAGATTATAGAGAAAGTTCAGGTAGATTCTGTTTATAAGAATATTTTAAGACTTCAGAACTTCTGGACAAGACATTATAAAAGCGATTCCATGTATAAATCAAGACTTTGGATAAAGGAAAGATTTCAAAATTACGGTTATAATTTAAGAGAGCATATATTCTTTTATGGAAACAGGGAACAGGCCAATATAATAGCAAAAAAAGTGGGTTTTATTGATACCTTAAAACCCATAGTAATTTGTGCCCATTATGATTCAAGGGGTCAAAGCTGGAGTAATCCGCCTTACGGTCCTGCACCAGGGGCGGATGATAATGCTTCAGGTGTTTCCCTTTTAATTGAAATAGCAAGGGTAATCAAAGATATTGATTTTGATTACACGATAAAATTTATTGCTTTTGCTGCTGAAGAACCTGGACTTATAGGCTCCACTCAGCTTGCAAATTACTACAGGCAGAATAATAAAAAAATTAAATATCTTTTAAATGCAGATATGATAGGAGGAGATATAGACTTTGTTAATAATACGGTAGTGATTGAATACGATATGGGAAACCAGGTTGATACAAATAATAGTAAATCTTTCGCCTTTGCTGAAACCCTTAAAACAATTTATAACCTTTATATTCCATCACTTAACACTATTTATGATAACATATGGGGTTCTGATTATATACCTTTTGAAGCATATGGATACACAACTCTTGGTGTTTTTGAGAAAAATTTCAATTCAGGTTACCACACTACAAGGGATGTTGTAGATTCCTTAGATATTAATTATGCTACAAATATAATAAAAGGGGTTTTGGCTTTTATTTTACATACCGCAAAGTTCCATACTGTGATTATTAGAGAAAAAGAAGTTGTAATAAAAAGTTCAACTTTTAGAGAAGGTATTTATGATATTACGGGAAGGAAGGTAGATTTTAAAAATTTTAAATCTGGAATTTACATTTTAAAGAAAAATGAAACCCCAAGAAAAATTTTAAGATTGAAATAAGATTTGAAAAATAAATTCTTTCAAGTTATTATATAATTAAACTTTTTAAAACTTTACTAAATTTTGAATATATTTTATTTTAAAAGGAGGATAAAATTGAAAGAAGATGTACAAGTAAGAATAGCCGGCATAGCCGGTGATGGAAGTTTTATTACTGGTGAAGTTCTTGCTTCGCTTTTAAAAAAAATTGGGTATTATGTTGTTACGGTTAAGGATTTTCCATCAAATATAAGAGGTCTTCCCTCAAACTATACTGTAAGGGGAAGTTCTAAACCTGTATACGGTAGGAATAACTATGATGACTTTTTGATTGCTTTTGATATACCCAGTATAAAGACTCATCTTAGAGATTTAAAGGAAGGTTCTGTTTGTATTTACGATTCAAGGGATGGAAAAGAGCTTTCTGATGATTTGAAAAAGGAAGGTGTTTTTTATGTTCCTCTTCCTTTGAGGGAGATTGCAAGAAAGGAACTTGGTCTTGAGCTAATAAAAAATATGGTTGCTTCTGGGGTTCTTTCTGAAATTTTTGGAGTGGATGAAGAAATTACTGATAGGGTTATTCTTGAGAATTTCAAGCGGAAAGGGGAAAAAGTTGTTGAGCTTAATAAAAAGGCAGTTTTAAAGGGTAGAGAACTTGTAAGGGAAAATCATGGAAGATTTCCTGAATTTAAATTGAGGAAATATAATGACCCAGGAAGAGTTTTAGCAATGGGGAACGATTTTGTTTCAATGGGAGCTATTGCGGGTGGTTGTAGATTTCTTGCTGCTTATCCTATTACTCCTTCTTCAGAAATACTTGAGTTTTTGTCAAAAGAAATGAAAAAATTTGGGGGTGCTGCTATACAGGCAGAGGATGAAATTTCTTCTATAAATATGGCAATTGGTGCTTCAATAGCAGGTCTAAGGGCGATGGTTGCTTCCTCTGGTCCAGGGGTTGCTTTAAAAACTGAGGGATTATCCTATGCAGGAATGACCGAGACTCCCCTTGTTATTTATTATGCTATGAGAGTGGGTCCTTCAACCGGTCTTCCGACTAAGACAAGTCAGGAAGATTTGCTTTATATTATTTTTGCTGGTCATGGAGAATTTCCAAGACTTATCTTAATGCCAGCAACACCTGATGAACTCTTTTATTTAACAGCAGAGGCTTTTAATTTTGCTGAGGAATTCCAGATACCTGTTATTATTTTAACAGATCAGTTTCTCGCACAGAATAAATTTACTATTGATAAAGAAAAAATAGATCCTAAAAAAGTAGAAATAAGGAGAGGTAAATTAGTTTTAAATGGAAATGATATTCCAAGGAATAATGGTTTTCTTCTAAGGTATAAAATTGAAGAGGATGGTATTTCTCCAAGAATTATACCCGGTATAAAAGAAGGTGTTTTTGGAACAACAGGTTATGAGCATGATGAAGCAGGTTATGGAACAGAGGATGAGGATAATAGAGTGAGTATGGTAAAAAAGCGGATGAGTAAAATAAAGCATTTAATAAAAAGGGTTCCTCCTCCTGTATTATATGAAAAAAAGAATGCTAAGATCGGAATTATTTCAGCAGGTTCTACTTTTGGTCCTATTATGGAAACTATGGAGAGATTGGAAAAGGATGGAATTTCTGTTTCCTTTTTAAGAATTGTTACCTTATGGCCATTTCCTGAGGATGAAGTAAGAAAGTTTGTTGAAGATAAGGAAAAAATTTTTATAGTGGAGCAGAATTATAAAGGGCAGTTAAGATTTCTTGTGGAGAATGCTATTATTGATATCCATAAGAATAAAATAAGGGGAATTACAAAGTTTTCAGGAAGACCTTTTAAACCTCTTGATATAGAGGAAAAAATAAGGGAGGAATTAAAATGAGTGAAATATTAAGTGAGGTCAAAGTTAGAACTCCAAAAGATTACGAAGGTTATAAAAAACCTACCTGGTGTCCTGGTTGTGGAGATTTTTCAATTCTTTCTTCCTTGAAAAAAGTTGCTGCTGAAATTGGATTAGATCCTGTAAAAACTGTTGTTGTTTCAGGTATTGGCTGTTCTGGTAAATCCTATGCTTTTTTCTATGCAAACGGTGTTCATACACTTCATGGTAGGGTTTTACCTGTTGCTACAGGAATTAAACTCGGCAACCCTGAACTTTTTGTTATAGGTCTTTCAGGTGATGGTGATGCACTTGCAATAGGTGGAAATCATTTTATTCACACTGCAAGAAGGAACGTTAATATAAAACTTATAATAATGAATAATCAAATTTATGGTCTTACAAAAGGTCAGTTTTCTCCCACATCAAATCATGGTTTTGTAACAGTTTCAAGTCCATATGGTTCTGTTGAATTTCCTGTTGACCCTGTAATTTTGGCTCTTGCTTCAGGTGCAAGTTTTGTTGCAAGGGCATTTTCAGGTGAGCCTAATTCTTTAACAGAGATAATTAAAGAGGCTTTTTTACACAAAGGTTTTTCTGTTATTGATGTTCTTTCTCCATGTGTAACCTATAACAAGGTAAATACCTATGATTGGTTCAGGGAGAATATAGAGTTTCTGCCAAATGGTCATGATAAGGAAAATCTTACAGAGGCTTTTACCTATGCTACTTCTTTCAAAGGGAAAATACCCATTGGAATTTTTTATAAAAAGGAAAGACCCACTTATGAGGAATTGATTCTTGATAGCTCTAATCCATGCAGGGAAGACCTTTATTGTGGAAGAGAAAGAGTTTATGAACTGATTGAAACTTTTTCAAAGTAAAAATTAATAATTTATTTATTTTTTCAGAATATAAGGAAATAGAGGAAGTAATAGAAAAAAGGTTGAAGGAATTCAGAGAAATATGGAAAGAAAAAGATCATATTAAAATTTTTAAGGAATTTATATTCTGTCTTTTAACTCCTCAGTCAAAAGCAAAATTTTGCTGGGAGGCTGTTTTAAACTTGGAAAGGAAAAATCTTCTTTTTAATGGTGATTATAATGATATTTTTAATGAACTGAGTAAGGTAAGGTTTAGAAAAAGTAAGGCAAAATACATTTTAGAAAACAGAAAAAAATTTTTTAAAAATGGTAATTTTGAAATTGTTAGTATCCTTGAGAATATGAAAGAACCAGAAAAAGTAAGGGAATATCTTATTAAAAATGTTAAAGGGTATGGTTTGAAAGAGGCTACTCATTTTTTAAGGAATATAGGATTTTCCTTTGAACTTGCTATTCTTGATAGACACATTTTGAAAAATTTAAGAAAAGAAGGTGTGATTGATGAAATTCCTGATAATTTAAAAAAGAGTAAATATTTAGAAATAGAGAAAAAATTTAAAGAATTTTCTTATAGAACAGGTATTCCTTTACAGAATCTTGATCTTTTCTTCTGGTGGAGAGAAACAGGGGAAGTTTTTAAATGAATTTGATAGAGGAATTAAAAAAAGGTTTTAAATTTAAAGATTTTTATATATTTGCTGATAGGATTTCCTCAGGTAGATTTCCTGAAGAGTATAATATTGAGGTTTTTTTAAGAAAAGATAAAAAAGATTTTTTTATTTTAAATTTGAAATATTTTGAAGGAAGAAAACCCTTTTATAGGAAATGGATTGAAATTTTTAATATAAGTGAAAATTTCTTTAACTCAGAGATTGAAGATTTTTTTCTTGAATTTATTTCAAAGGATATAAAAGGTGGTGAAAAAATTTATATAGAGTATATAAGGGACAAAGAGACCTATGATTTTTTATTTAAAGGAAATCCAGTTTATCTTTCAAGAATTGGTTTTAAACTTTTAAAGCTTTCCTTTACATGGATGAAGGATTTTTATTTTCCGGAGGGATTTTGGGAAGGTTCTCCAAAAATTCTTGCTGAAAAAGCTCTTAATGATAAAAGAAAAATAGAACATTTAGTGGAAATTAAAAAAGAAATTGAAAAATTCTACATTAAAAATAAGAATTCAAAAGACAAGTTAATTCTGGAAGGTATAAGAAGAAGTGAGGAATTTTTTAAAAATTTAATAATGATAGAGAGGTAAAATGCAAAAGATTTTATGAGAAAATGCCTATGTTGAAAGATTTAAAGAGTAAATGTAGGAACATTTTGAAGTAGGCACCCCTAAAAATCTTATTGAGCAAAAAATTCAATATTGTTTATGTTATTCTACATATATTTGAATTTTTTGTATCTTTTCTTTATAATTTAAAATATGAAAATAATAACTGTTCCAAAGGTATTAAGGGAGAAACTTGGGGAAGATGGAGTTGATGCATTGATTGAACTTTTAAATGCTTCTAATGAAAAACTGAAAATTGATCTAATTGAGTTACAAGCTGAAAAATATGAAAGGAGATTAACTGAAGAGATTAATAAATTAAGAGCCGAAGATATTGCAAGACTTGATAAAAGAATTACTGAGGAAACTGCAAGACTTGATAAAAGAATTACTGAGGAGATTTCAAAGTTAAGGGTAGAATTTAATGAAAAAATTTCAAAAACTTATGCGAACATAATAAAATGGATGTTTATATTCTGGGTA from candidate division WOR-3 bacterium includes these protein-coding regions:
- a CDS encoding N-glycosylase/DNA lyase, with protein sequence MKEFREIWKEKDHIKIFKEFIFCLLTPQSKAKFCWEAVLNLERKNLLFNGDYNDIFNELSKVRFRKSKAKYILENRKKFFKNGNFEIVSILENMKEPEKVREYLIKNVKGYGLKEATHFLRNIGFSFELAILDRHILKNLRKEGVIDEIPDNLKKSKYLEIEKKFKEFSYRTGIPLQNLDLFFWWRETGEVFK
- a CDS encoding DUF1122 family protein; translation: MNLIEELKKGFKFKDFYIFADRISSGRFPEEYNIEVFLRKDKKDFFILNLKYFEGRKPFYRKWIEIFNISENFFNSEIEDFFLEFISKDIKGGEKIYIEYIRDKETYDFLFKGNPVYLSRIGFKLLKLSFTWMKDFYFPEGFWEGSPKILAEKALNDKRKIEHLVEIKKEIEKFYIKNKNSKDKLILEGIRRSEEFFKNLIMIER
- the hemL gene encoding glutamate-1-semialdehyde 2,1-aminomutase; translation: MKKSKEIYEKAIKLMPGGVSSPVRAFKAVDAEPLVVEKGKGAYIYDVDGNKYIDFVLSWGPLILGHSHPEVKREVKKVLNNGFSFGMLTELEIILAEKIKRAFPFIDKIRFVNSGTEATMSALRLARAYTKRDKFIKFEGCYHGHSDFFLVKAGSGGLTFGVPSSPGVPENIIKDTIILPYNDIELVKEAFEREGERIACVIVEPIAGNMGVVLPKEGFLESLREITKKYGSLLIFDEVITGFRVGFGGVSSLKNIIPDIVTLGKVIGGGFPVGAYGAKKEIMDLISPSGPVYQAGTLAGNPVSMSCGIKTLEILERDNPYPEIEKNLTYLINGLKNIFDRKGIPASFPGFKTFFSIFFSEKEPLNLNDVLNTKKEYFVKLFKNLLKRGILLPPSPFEALFLSIYHDRKIIDKVLSKFEDAIKEI
- a CDS encoding ABC transporter ATP-binding protein, with protein sequence MLKIEVINLTKFYDKRKALLNINFEIKENEFFALIGSNGSGKTTLVRILLKILKPSSGKAGIFYNGREIKKEEIGFVLEDEMPFDFFSPLEYLKFYAEILKRKVNLEELLKKFNLYEYKDTKIYKLSKGNKRKLCILKALINNPKVLIFDQAFEIIDIETRREIYEFLRKEKEGRIIFLTSHDFEFIEYYSTHFGIIKEGKFLGKFKTEELKGKKFSDFYFEKIK
- a CDS encoding M20/M25/M40 family metallo-hydrolase, producing MNFLFFLLISQTYNPDIAQIIEKVQVDSVYKNILRLQNFWTRHYKSDSMYKSRLWIKERFQNYGYNLREHIFFYGNREQANIIAKKVGFIDTLKPIVICAHYDSRGQSWSNPPYGPAPGADDNASGVSLLIEIARVIKDIDFDYTIKFIAFAAEEPGLIGSTQLANYYRQNNKKIKYLLNADMIGGDIDFVNNTVVIEYDMGNQVDTNNSKSFAFAETLKTIYNLYIPSLNTIYDNIWGSDYIPFEAYGYTTLGVFEKNFNSGYHTTRDVVDSLDINYATNIIKGVLAFILHTAKFHTVIIREKEVVIKSSTFREGIYDITGRKVDFKNFKSGIYILKKNETPRKILRLK
- a CDS encoding CbiX/SirB N-terminal domain-containing protein; amino-acid sequence: MKYIIFVGHGSVPYDFPQEKLKKYFFLRSKKMKGELNKEEKKEFLNLERELHYFERNAENDPHYFFHKKLKDEIEKELNIKCYFAFNEFCAPNLEEVIEEIVKNENNSEIFIVPTMFTGGHHTDEEIKEEIEKIKEKFKNLRIKYLYPFNFEYIKELFEKHIKEVLK
- a CDS encoding 2-oxoacid:ferredoxin oxidoreductase subunit beta — its product is MSEILSEVKVRTPKDYEGYKKPTWCPGCGDFSILSSLKKVAAEIGLDPVKTVVVSGIGCSGKSYAFFYANGVHTLHGRVLPVATGIKLGNPELFVIGLSGDGDALAIGGNHFIHTARRNVNIKLIIMNNQIYGLTKGQFSPTSNHGFVTVSSPYGSVEFPVDPVILALASGASFVARAFSGEPNSLTEIIKEAFLHKGFSVIDVLSPCVTYNKVNTYDWFRENIEFLPNGHDKENLTEAFTYATSFKGKIPIGIFYKKERPTYEELILDSSNPCREDLYCGRERVYELIETFSK
- a CDS encoding 2-oxoacid:acceptor oxidoreductase subunit alpha; its protein translation is MKEDVQVRIAGIAGDGSFITGEVLASLLKKIGYYVVTVKDFPSNIRGLPSNYTVRGSSKPVYGRNNYDDFLIAFDIPSIKTHLRDLKEGSVCIYDSRDGKELSDDLKKEGVFYVPLPLREIARKELGLELIKNMVASGVLSEIFGVDEEITDRVILENFKRKGEKVVELNKKAVLKGRELVRENHGRFPEFKLRKYNDPGRVLAMGNDFVSMGAIAGGCRFLAAYPITPSSEILEFLSKEMKKFGGAAIQAEDEISSINMAIGASIAGLRAMVASSGPGVALKTEGLSYAGMTETPLVIYYAMRVGPSTGLPTKTSQEDLLYIIFAGHGEFPRLILMPATPDELFYLTAEAFNFAEEFQIPVIILTDQFLAQNKFTIDKEKIDPKKVEIRRGKLVLNGNDIPRNNGFLLRYKIEEDGISPRIIPGIKEGVFGTTGYEHDEAGYGTEDEDNRVSMVKKRMSKIKHLIKRVPPPVLYEKKNAKIGIISAGSTFGPIMETMERLEKDGISVSFLRIVTLWPFPEDEVRKFVEDKEKIFIVEQNYKGQLRFLVENAIIDIHKNKIRGITKFSGRPFKPLDIEEKIREELK